The Xiphias gladius isolate SHS-SW01 ecotype Sanya breed wild chromosome 4, ASM1685928v1, whole genome shotgun sequence genome includes a window with the following:
- the LOC120788865 gene encoding beta/gamma crystallin domain-containing protein 1-like isoform X2 — translation MSESPKEEPSTGVLGRIGSWFSPWKGKGPKSPTENASPTSDQAVKSEGDEKSEGPVRSQAGEQQLENEHSSNPNPLGLSRESLRCEEKDATQSAHRHGSVVSSSETGEGGPKEEEFVECRRKRTGQGKEREESNNGTSASGNPKKNASHLTYLSSSSKEGVVWDSNRAHTQPQAQRQAQAQAGKRLHVYLEETSVTHCSQDTLAGQEVVRTKVTKSLQVPPKAKSSASFDFPKSSSSASAENKRTNVRPAVGAHSYSSAQGGVSLKSHKDSQLEPEPDKEQTEADSMGRKNAARRKSRKNSQGDGGNSPQEKMPPNTQPVLEGFSSSDNSVTSPQGKSPKTHVGESSVNPSSKHNPTSQASPGGRERTTSCHDTVKQLDDLQDSHSVIADTLACMVDGGADMEDDDSLYKVQRKTETPESKRRSIKVSQSEVKLFTKYVSLNPVQSPAGDNQDYKSALKNAKEEEKDKQKTEIDARLHDLRNTDEAPKPVVGRIADKISLFEHQWAVGGHKQTLQTPRSADVSPVRKATERLKADFESSDKRSRSVERHRTARSSSASPVGEKPMTIKERARNFIKASKLEAKPALPQKPAMTGMSQKSTSSVAVAASGLPQLDSQDKLDTKEQIKTTAMSEITLKADGQDTTAAGVNVSNPKEQPTDSKTKDTVALKTADQGTKPYSVESDVKAKGAGDSSEMTSNISPQSKGPSRTGSRSKRKSREPTSPVSPNSENKPKSKPQVPAIKQEQVDETVETVPASKQLKEKVSLSSDKAQGNTSGKQAMSDTKQKAFKKELEVLEKQKEKSDSSFKKENINKPVKRQGGLPEPSFNKDEPDTAAYNSGTKKPVNKDPVILAQEEEKAGVRSLVFTQEREKATKDSRETSASSPSPAVDQSIEKAPSVEQESPSEHPKLDRELSEPPETKGKGKVKQPSKKDKGQKLQPQNKDTELKNLAEQKDVEKLERAASEKTKQTEKKDQEKPQEPLRLDKNTTNGKVSDSRRSISGTEGSVAKDDKRISAERKEETEPIKDISKPEANKPEPASQSSEKTSLSSLDLPAQAQHVSQVATAHPEKAAICAVTQTNEAASQTKSDTEPSKGETAAVVPPELQTKSTESSGTETEPVVIAAEPQPNSAPVEKMENSPDDSHTHGANVVECSSSKPISKATTAAGEVTVKATDYTPVLITLQTDSMAEKGSCVKEASPISVSKSASSQGARKKSATVKTVPSEDKISGDITDPAPSLSLKGVEEIAQSPSDSSASKSTVNVIEKTAEKTFGPLVSELPPVSNGDISSHPQLLTARKELFNNKPSQTPKAPTSPEVNLLILDSIQRSSMKKHRLPQGLSKDDSAKRQDAPSSWLDVDFPKRKLKVPEPKMSFSGSESNLLDTSGELDDDDFVEKIKKLCTPFSLPPRKHNHLRPPQPPFAMPAIKEDHFEKTFDPDEFKFGLRKKNQFNLDTAPSLLAKLQSTETKSGLKPARASLADRSMLLCGLDIDSRLRDKTPVKDEVDGKEEQDEKIKVKSRLVGSCVLSSLTIPSVRGKRNGAQAQAEGSSSGDVSPSKSPQPSPPPLSQPPPPCPPATAPIKDALVKQSSALSNKQKAQAAEAVVSDSGPPLPSFNDIKLPDYLEKYLPREPAIAVQSTQGQEQVNQTDSLSVIERMTTPLPGGEAVKPCLLLPDAVPPCFPGIPPTTHPAHSEQPPVQPQGILSNHIRTAKGFHKRPGKMVLFEKAEFSGQAYEIYRDVADATSLQLSPLISVKVVRGCWVLYEKPDFQGRAIALEEGGIELTNEWAEPGLEAEPHNSPPMLIGSIRLAVWDYSIPHIDLFTEPEGHGRVTPYHDDIIETGSFGIPLSTASIQVHSGVWLVFSDPGFQGLLAVLEMGVYPFPDTWGFPSPFVGSLRPLRMGGFKVENPNEVKAVVYENPGFEGSCLEIDSDVFSFCEGEGDAATDSANLGPEKVKSVGSLKIIGGLWVGYSQPGFEGQQHILEEGEYLDCSDWGGSEQLLSLRPILADFMSPHLRMFSDKDFGKLGANIDLTVPVINMDDTGYGMKTQSIDVIGGIWVVFEEPGFCGESYILEKGLYGSPEDWGALHPTVASAMPVILDDFESAAKFKVQLFSEPGFQGSVLALEDNAASLQDGFSVASCKVLAGNWLAFDGQDFTGRMFVLDVGSYPDLRAMGCVSASSSILSLQTVGFEFSLPSITLFERCGLRGKRVVLTDGSVNLQLAGGCGRVQSVLVEGGMWVLYEGINYRSAQILLKPGEILDWRKFSSWQKIGSLRPLLQKQVHFRVRNRQTGLVMSVTGDLDDVKLLRIQETEETDGFEQIWFYQNGHLRCKLLEECCLSPSGSMTMAGSRVGLTPEPDDHIHLWSITPEGFIRYTATSDLVLEVKGGHHYDKSQVILNSLNPNKPQQRWLVEII, via the exons TCTGAGAGCCCCAAGGAGGAGCCAAGTACTGGGGTCTTGGGTCGTATTGGGAGTTGGTTCTCTCCATGGAAGGGAAAGGGTCCAAAGAGTCCTACTGAAAATGCCTCCCCAACGAGTGATCAGGCTGTTAAGTCAGAGGGAGACGAGAAGAGTGAGGGGCCTGTGAGATCCCAGGCAGGGGAACAACAGTTGGAGAACGAACACAGCTCCAATCCCAATCCACTGGGTCTCTCCAGAGAAAGTCTCCGCTGTGAAGAAAAGGACGCCACGCAGTCTGCCCACAGACACGGCTCCGTTGTGAGCAGCTCTGAGACAGGGGAAGGAGGTCCAAAAGAGGAGGAGTTTGTGGAGTGCAGGAGGAAGAGAACAGGGCAGggcaaggagagggaggagagcaACAATGGTACTTCAGCGAGTGGGAATCCTAAGAAGAATGCCAGTCATCTGACATATCTGTCTTCTTCCTCTAAAGAGGGAGTGGTATGGGACTCTAACCGGGCCCACACCCAGCCTCAGGCCCAGAGACAAGCGCAGGCCCAGGCAGGCAAGAGGCTCCATGTGTACCTGGAGGAGACCAGCGTGACTCACTGCAGCCAAGACACTTTAGCTGGACAGGAAGTTGTCCGCACCAAAGTCACGAAAAGCCTACAGGTCCCCCCGAAAGCAAAGTCATCAGCAAGTTTTGATTTTCCAAAGAGCTCAAGTTCAGCAAGTGCAGAGAACAAAAGGACAAATGTCAGGCCTGCTGTCGGGGCACACAGTTATTCAAGTGCTCAAGGGGGAGTGTCACTGAAATCACACAAAGACTCACAGTTAGAGCCTGAGCCCGATAAAGAacaaacagaggcagacagCATGGGGCGTAAAAATGCAGCCAGAAGGAAATCCAGGAAGAACTCTCAGGGAGATGGAGGGAACAGCCCCCAGGAAAAAATGCCTCCCAATACTCAACCTGTCCTAGAGGGATTCTCTTCATCAGATAACTCAGTGACCAGTCCTCAGGGCAAAAGTCCAAAGACTCACGTGGGAGAGTCATCTGTAAACCCCTCCTCCAAGCACAACCCCACCTCTCAAGCCTCACCTGGGGGAAGGGAAAGGACGACTTCCTGCCATGATACGGTCAAGCAATTGGACGACCTCCAGGATTCACACTCAGTCATTGCAGACACTCTGGCATGTATGGTGGATGGGGGCGCAGACATGGAGGACGATGACAGCCTTTACAAAgtacaaaggaagacagagacacCAGAGTCCAAACGCAGGAGTATTAAGGTTTCTCAGAGTGAGGTGAAGCTCTTTACAAAGTATGTGTCTTTGAATCCTGTGCAAAGTCCAGCGGGAGACAACCAGGATTATAAATCAGCATTAAAGAATgccaaagaggaagaaaaggataAGCAGAAAACAGAGATTGATGCAAG ACTACATGACTTAAGGAATACCGATGAGGCGCCTAAACCAGTCGTTGGCCGGATTGCAGATAAAATCAGCCTCTTTGAGCACCAGTGGGCGGTGGGGGGCCACAAGCAGACCCTCCAAACCCCGAGAAGTGCTGATGTCTCTCCAGTCAGGAAAGCCACTGAGAGGCTAAAAGCAGATTTTGAGTCGTCAGACAAGAGGTCGAGATCAGTGGAACGTCACCGCACGGCCAGGTCCAGCTCTGCATCACCTGTTGGGGAGAAACCGATGACAATCAAGGAGCGAGCAAGGAACTTTATAAAGGCTTCTAAATTAGAGGCTAAACCAGCACTGCCTCAGAAGCCAGCCATGACAGGCATGTCTCAAAAATCCACATCGTCTGTGGCAGTTGCTGCATCAGGGTTGCCACAACTTGACAGTCAGGATAAACTGGATACTAAAGAGCAGATAAAGACAACAGCAATGTCGGAGATAACATTAAAAGCAGATGGACAGGATACCACTGCTGCAGGGGTAAATGTTTCCAATCCAAAAGAACAACCAACAGActccaaaacaaaagacacagtGGCCTTGAAAACAGCAGATCAGGGTACGAAACCTTACAGTGTTGAATCGGATGTCAAAGCTAAAGGAGCGGGTGATTCTTCAGAAATGACCAGCAACATTAGTCCACAGTCCAAAGGCCCTAGCAGAACAGGCTCCCGctctaaaagaaaaagtagagagCCTACCAGTCCGGTCAGCCCAAATAGTGAAAACAAACCTAAAAGTAAGCCACAGGTCCCTGCTATAAAACAGGAGCAGGTGGATGAAACAGTGGAGACTGTCCCAGCCTCAAAACAGCTCAAAGAAAAAGTCTCATTATCATCTGATAAAGCACAAGGAAATACATCAGGAAAACAGGCCATGTCTGATACTAAACagaaagcttttaaaaaggaacTAGAAGTCTTAGAAAAGCAGAAGGAAAAGTCAgattcttcatttaaaaaggaGAATATTAACAAACCAGTCAAGAGACAGGGTGGATTGCCTGAACCATCTTTCAACAAGGATGAACCTGATACTGCTGCCTATAACAGTGGAACAAAGAAGCCTGTCAACAAGGATCCCGTTATTTTAGCccaagaggaggaaaaggcaGGGGTACGTAGCCTCGTATTCActcaggagagagaaaaggccaCCAAGGACAGCAGAGAAACTTCAgcctcctccccctcacctGCTGTTGACCAGTCTATTGAGAAGGCTCCTTCAGTGGAGCAGGAGTCACCTTCTGAACACCCCAAATTAGATAGAGAATTATCAGAGCCTCCTGAAACAAAAGGTAAAGGAAAAGTAAAGCAGCCCAGTAAGAAAGACAAAGGGCAAAAATTGCAACCTCAAAACAAGGACACAGAACTAAAAAATCTGGCTGAGCAAAAGGACGTGGAGAAACTAGAGAGGGCAGcgagtgaaaaaacaaagcagacgGAGAagaaagaccaagaaaaacCACAGGAGCCCCTGCGTTTAGATAAAAATACCACAAATGGCAAGGTTTCAGACAGTAGGCGAAGTATCTCAGGGACAGAGGGAAGTGTTGCTAAGGATGACAAAAGAATAAgtgctgaaagaaaagaagagacagagccCATTAAAGACATATCGAAACCAGAAGCCAACAAGCCAGAGCCGGCCTCTCAGTCATCAGAAAAGACCAGCTTATCATCACTGGACCTCCCTGCTCAAGCACAACATGTCAGTCAGGTGGCGACTGCGCATCCAGAAAAAGCTGCTATCTGTGCCGTCACCCAGACTAATGAGGCTGCGAGTCAGACCAAGAGTGACACAGAGCCTTCGAAGGGAGAGACGGCAGCAGTTGTGCCTCCCGAGTTGCAAACAAAGTCTACAGAAAGCTCTGGAACAGAAACAGAGCCAGTGGTCATTGCAGCAGAACCACAGCCTAATTCTGCACCAGTGGAAAAAATGGAGAATTCACCCGATGACTCACATACACATGGAGCTAATGTTGTTGAATGCTCCAGCTCAAAGCCTATTAGCAAAGCAACTACGGCGGCTGGGGAAGTGACTGTAAAAGCCACTGATTACACTCCAGTGCTGATAACTTTACAGACTGACAGTATGGCAGAGAAAGGATCATGTGTTAAAGAAGCTTCTCCTATTTCTGTCTCTAAATCTGCGAGCAGCCAGGGAGCAAGGAAAAAAAGTGCAACTGTTAAAACAGTGCCCTCAGAAGACAAAATCTCAGGAGATATCACGGATCCAGCTCCTAGCCTTTCACTCAAGGGTGTGGAAGAAATAGCACAGAGCCCTTCTGATAGCAGTGCTTCTAAATCCACAGTTAATGTGATAGAGAAGACAGCTGAGAAAACATTCGGTCCGCTAGTCAGTGAACTTCCACCCGTTTCTAATGGTGACATATCCTCACATCCACAACTCCTCACAGCCAGAAAGGAACTGTTCAATAACAAGCCAAGTCAAACTCCAAAAGCACCCACTTCCCCAGAGGTTAATTTGCTGATCCTAGACTCAATCCAGCGTTCATCCATGAAGAAGCACCGTTTGCCACAGGGACTAAGCAAAGATGATTCTGCAAAACGGCAAGACGCCCCCTCTAGCTGGTTAGATGTGGACTTTCCCAAACGGAAGCTTAAAGTCCCAGAGCCCAAAATGAGCTTTTCTGGCAGTGAGAGCAATCTTCTGGACACTTCTGGTGAGCTAGATGATGATGACTTTGTTGAGAAAATCAAGAAACTTTGCACCCCCTTCTCCCTCCCACCACGTAAACACAACCACCTTCGCCCACCTCAGCCCCCCTTTGCCATGCCAGCTATCAAGGAGGACCACTTTGAAAAGACGTTTGACCCTGACGAGTTTAAGTTTGGCTTGAGGAAGAAGAATCAGTTCAACTTAGACACAGCCCCAAGTCTCTTAGCCAAACTCCagagcacagagactaaatcTGGCCTGAAGCCTGCCAGGGCTAGTTTGGCCGATAGAAGCATGCTGCTCTGTGGCCTTGACATCGACTCTCGGCTCAGGGATAAAACACCAGTCAAGGATGAGGTGGATGGCAAGGAGGAGCAGGATGAGAAGATCAAAGTGAAGTCTCGCTTGGTGGGGAGCTGTGTCCTCAGCAGCCTCACCATCCCCAGCGTCAGAGGGAAGAGGAATGGAGCTCAAGCGCAGGCAGAAGGCAGCAGCTCTGGCGATGTTTCACCCAGCAAATCCCCCCAGCCAAGCCCTCCACCTTTATCCCAGCCACCCCCGCCATGCCCGCCTGCCACAGCTCCAATCAAAGACGCGCTGGTCAAGCAGAGCTCTGCTCTGAGCAACAAACAGAAAGCCCAGGCTGCAGAGGCTGTGGTCAGTGACTCAGGTCCTCCACTTCCTTCCTTTAACGACATCAAGCTGCCAGACTATTTAGAGAAGTACCTCCCCCGAGAACCAGCAATAGCAGTGCAGAGCACACAAGGACAGGAGCAAGTCAACCAAACGGATAGTTTATCT GTTATTGAAAGGATGACAACTCCGCTTCCTGGAGGCGAAGCTGTAAAACCATGTCTGTTGCTTCCTGATGCTGTGCCTCCATGTTTTCCTGGGATTCCTCCAACTACACACCCTGCACACTCTGAGCAGCCTCCGGTGCAGCCACAGGGTATACTCAGTAACCAT ATAAGAACTGCCAAAGGATTTCACAAGCGCCCTGGAAAG ATGGTGTTGTTTGAGAAAGCTGAGTTCTCTGGCCAAGCGTATGAGATTTATAGGGATGTAGCAGATGCTACGTCTCTGCAGCTCTCGCCTCTCATATCGGTGAAGGTTGTTAGAGGGTG CTGGGTGCTCTACGAGAAGCCCGACTTCCAGGGACGTGCCATCGCTTTGGAGGAGGGGGGAATAGAATTGACAAATGAGTGGGCGGAGCCTGGTTTGGAGGCAGAACCACACAACAGCCCACCCATGCTGATTGGCTCTATTCGACTTGCTGTCTGG GATTACAGCATACCCCATATTGATCTGTTTACTGAACCGGAGGGCCACGGAAGGGTAACACCTTACCACGATGACATAATAGAGACGGGCTCATTTGGCATCCCACTGAGCACTGCTTCCATCCAGGTGCACTCTGGGGT GTGGCTGGTGTTCAGTGACCCAGGGTTCCAGGGCTTGCTAGCTGTACTGGAGATGGGAGTGTACCCTTTTCCTGACACCTGGGGCTTTCCATCACCCTTCGTGGGATCTCTTAGACCACTTCGAATG GGGGGGTTCAAAGTGGAGAATCCCAATGAAGTAAAG GCTGTGGTGTATGAAAATCCTGGCTTTGAGGGCTCCTGTTTGGAAATCGACAGTGACGTTTTCAGCTTTTGTGAGGGTGAAGGAGACGCTGCCACAGACAGTGCAAACCTTGGACCAGAGAAAGTGAAGTCTGTGGGTTCTTTAAAGATCATTGGAGGACT GTGGGTGGGCTACAGCCAGCCTGGGTTTGAGGGCCAGCAGCACATCCTGGAGGAAGGAGAATACCTGGACTGCAGCGACTGGGGAGGCTCAGAGCAGCTCTTGTCACTGCGACCAATACTGGCT GATTTCATGTCGCCACACCTCAGAATGTTCAGCGACAAAGATTTTGGCAAGCTGGGAGCGAACATTGACCTCACAGTGCCTGTCATTAACATGGATGACACTGGCTACGGCATGAAGACGCAGTCCATTGATGTCATCGGTGGCAT CTGGGTAGTGTTTGAAGAGCCGGGCTTTTGCGGCGAGTCCTACATCCTGGAGAAAGGCCTGTATGGAAGCCCAGAGGACTGGGGCGCGCTGCATCCCACAGTTGCCTCGGCGATGCCCGTCATACTA gatgATTTTGAGAGCGCAGCCAAGTTTAAG GTGCAGCTTTTCTCTGAACCGGGTTTTCAAGGCTCCGTCCTTGCCCTGGAGGACAACGCGGCCTCCCTACAGGACGGGTTCTCCGTGGCCTCTTGTAAGGTTCTGGCTGGCAA CTGGTTGGCATTTGATGGCCAGGACTTCACTGGCAGGATGTTTGTGTTGGACGTGGGGAGCTACCCAGATCTGAGAGCAATGGGCTGTGTCAGTGCGAGCTCCTCCATCCTGTCACTACAGACTGTTGGCTTT GAGTTCTCACTGCCTTCCATCACTCTTTTTGAGCGCTGCGGTCTGCGGGGGAAGAGGGTGGTTCTGACGGATGGATCAGTCAACCTTCAGCTGGCTGGAGGCTGCGGCAGAGTCCAGTCTGTGCTAGTGGAAGGAGGCAT GTGGGTATTATATGAGGGAATCAACTATCGGAGCGCTCAGATTTTGCTGAAGCCTGGTGAGATTCTCGACTGGCGCAAGTTCAGCAGCTGGCAGAAAATTGGGTCCCTCCGCCCTCTTCTACAG AAGCAAGTGCACTTTCGTGTAAGGAACAGACAGACGGGGCTCGTGATGTCAGTGACTGGCGATTTAGATGATGTCAAACTGCTGCGGATACAAGAAACCGAGGAGACCGATGGATTCGAGCAGATCTGGTTCTATCAGAATGGACATCTCCGCTGCAAG CTGCTGGAGGAGTGCTGCCTGAGCCCCAGTGGCAGTATGACCATGGCGGGAAGCCGTGTGGGTCTCACCCCAGAGCCGGACGACCACATCCATCTCTGGAGTATCACCCCTGAGGGCTTTATCCGCTACACCGCCACCTCCGATCTGGTCCTTGAAGTCAAAG